From the Roseibium sp. HPY-6 genome, one window contains:
- a CDS encoding LysR substrate-binding domain-containing protein: MNHALDIDQLRTFLAIAELGSFTKAGEAVHKTQSAVSMQMRRLEERVGQQIFIKDGRQSRLTEDGQRLVEYARRMILLNDETLSAFNGQKEVGHVKLGVPDDYADRLLPQVLAAFNRLNPSIEVEVECSGSSKLTEAIREGTLDVAITTSSDTMDIRGEIIRREPLYWVTAMQHSAHTQDVIRLALGPSSCGWRRLSMDALDRAGRRYRVSYTSSSATALVGAVQAGLAITVFPESAIRDGMRILDERDGFPVLPSCDIALLRSDSAREAMHDTLCNHLIAAIGNVGSVSGQVAAE, from the coding sequence ATGAATCACGCGTTGGACATTGATCAGCTTCGCACGTTTTTAGCTATTGCGGAGCTGGGCAGCTTTACGAAAGCGGGTGAAGCTGTTCACAAGACGCAGTCTGCGGTTTCCATGCAGATGCGCCGGCTTGAAGAGCGTGTCGGGCAGCAGATTTTCATCAAGGACGGGCGGCAATCGCGTTTGACGGAAGACGGACAGCGTCTTGTTGAATATGCCCGCCGCATGATTCTCTTGAACGATGAGACGCTTTCGGCCTTCAACGGTCAAAAGGAAGTGGGTCATGTGAAGCTTGGTGTGCCGGACGACTATGCGGACCGGTTGCTGCCGCAGGTTCTTGCCGCCTTCAACCGTCTGAACCCTTCCATTGAAGTGGAAGTCGAATGTTCCGGAAGCAGCAAGCTGACAGAAGCGATCCGTGAGGGAACTCTGGATGTGGCGATCACCACATCAAGCGACACCATGGACATACGTGGTGAAATCATCCGCCGTGAACCGTTGTACTGGGTAACCGCGATGCAGCACTCCGCGCATACACAAGACGTTATCCGGCTGGCGCTGGGTCCTTCGTCCTGCGGATGGCGTCGCCTGTCGATGGACGCGCTCGACCGGGCTGGGCGTCGTTACCGGGTATCCTACACCAGTTCAAGTGCGACCGCGCTCGTCGGGGCCGTTCAGGCGGGACTTGCGATTACGGTTTTTCCTGAAAGCGCAATCCGTGACGGCATGCGCATTCTGGACGAACGGGATGGATTTCCCGTGCTGCCGTCCTGCGATATCGCGCTTTTGCGCTCCGACAGTGCGCGCGAGGCGATGCACGACACGCTTTGCAATCACCTCATTGCGGCGATTGGAAATGTTGGCAGCGTTAGCGGCCAGGTGGCCGCGGAGTAG
- a CDS encoding FAD-linked oxidase C-terminal domain-containing protein, whose translation MTAIAMPAPDEDVLSRRQDILKALKSIVPGEGVIHEEREMRAYETDALTAYRQLPLIVVLPETVDQVARVLKYCHENNVKVVPRGAGTSLSGGALPLADGVLLSMMKFNQVLDIDFDNRAVVVQPGVTNLGITRAVEDEGFYYAPDPSSQIACSIGGNIAENSGGVHCLKYGLTTNNVLGLEMVLITGEVIRLGGKHLDSEGYDFLALMTGSEGLLGVVTEVTVRILQKPETARALLIGFPTSEDGGRCVADIIAAGIIPGGMEMMDKPAIHAAEDFVNAGYPRDVEALLIVELDGPEKEVDFLIGRVEEIARANQASHVRISQSEEERMTFWAGRKAAFPAVGRISPDYLCMDGTIPRRELPKVLARMRELSEKHGLGVANVFHAGDGNLHPLILYDANKPGELDAAEAFGADILRLCVEVGGVLTGEHGVGIEKRDLMTDMFTDADLKQQQRVKCAFDEKQLLNPGKVFPVLHRCAELGKMHVHKGQLPFPDIPRF comes from the coding sequence GTGACAGCGATCGCAATGCCTGCGCCGGATGAAGATGTTCTGTCTCGCCGACAGGACATTCTCAAAGCATTGAAATCCATCGTTCCGGGTGAGGGGGTCATCCACGAAGAGCGAGAAATGCGGGCGTACGAAACCGATGCGCTAACCGCGTATCGCCAGTTACCCTTGATTGTTGTGCTACCGGAAACGGTTGACCAGGTTGCGAGGGTTTTGAAGTATTGCCATGAGAACAACGTCAAGGTTGTTCCCCGCGGGGCGGGCACGTCCCTGTCCGGGGGCGCGCTGCCGCTGGCGGACGGTGTTCTCCTGTCAATGATGAAGTTCAACCAGGTGCTGGACATTGATTTCGACAACCGGGCTGTGGTTGTTCAACCGGGCGTTACAAACCTCGGGATCACCCGGGCCGTTGAGGACGAAGGCTTCTACTACGCGCCCGATCCATCTTCCCAGATCGCCTGTTCAATCGGAGGAAACATCGCGGAGAATTCCGGCGGCGTTCACTGCCTGAAATACGGTTTGACCACCAACAATGTGCTTGGCCTTGAAATGGTGCTGATCACGGGAGAGGTCATCCGGCTTGGCGGCAAGCATCTTGACAGCGAAGGCTACGATTTTCTTGCCCTGATGACCGGATCGGAGGGCCTGCTCGGCGTTGTAACAGAGGTGACCGTCCGTATTCTTCAGAAACCGGAGACAGCGCGCGCGCTGCTGATTGGTTTCCCGACGAGTGAGGATGGCGGACGCTGCGTCGCCGATATCATTGCCGCGGGCATCATTCCCGGCGGAATGGAAATGATGGACAAGCCTGCCATTCACGCGGCCGAAGACTTTGTCAACGCCGGCTATCCGCGTGACGTCGAGGCGCTTCTGATCGTTGAGCTCGACGGGCCCGAAAAAGAAGTCGATTTTTTAATCGGGCGTGTCGAAGAGATCGCCCGGGCAAACCAGGCAAGTCATGTGCGGATCTCGCAGTCCGAGGAAGAACGAATGACTTTCTGGGCGGGCCGGAAAGCTGCTTTCCCCGCGGTCGGCCGGATTTCCCCGGACTACCTTTGCATGGATGGCACAATTCCCCGCCGCGAATTGCCGAAGGTCCTGGCGCGAATGCGCGAACTCTCCGAAAAACACGGTCTGGGAGTGGCGAACGTGTTTCATGCGGGCGATGGCAATCTGCATCCACTGATACTTTACGATGCCAACAAACCGGGCGAACTGGATGCCGCCGAGGCGTTCGGAGCTGATATTTTGCGCCTGTGTGTTGAAGTCGGAGGTGTTCTGACGGGCGAACACGGTGTCGGTATCGAAAAACGCGATCTGATGACGGACATGTTCACCGATGCGGACCTGAAGCAGCAGCAGCGTGTCAAATGCGCGTTCGATGAAAAGCAGCTTCTCAATCCGGGAAAGGTTTTTCCAGTGCTCCATCGGTGTGCCGAGTTGGGCAAGATGCATGTTCACAAGGGGCAGTTGCCGTTCCCCGATATCCCCCGGTTCTGA
- a CDS encoding LysR family transcriptional regulator, whose translation MSNLTDMEIFARVVSSGSMSAAGREMSLSPAVVSKRIRRLEEKLGTRLLQRTTRQIAMTEAGQGFYERVVAILASVEEAESFVSRGSAKARGNLRVAVPTSFGRLHIAPHLGRFLSENPDLSVNLDLSDDFVDIVGDGYDLAVRIAELSDSSLVARRLAPVHRILCASPEYLDRYGVPESIEDLAANHVTIAATSQDPWRLAGPNGIETVRTQAPLKTNSNEVVRECLLAGVGIALRSTWDIGPELHEGKLQILLPQYRASKDVGLYAVYPSRQFLPAKVRVFIDYLAALYGSSPYWDAGLDDWLRLPSRAQAG comes from the coding sequence ATGAGCAATCTGACGGACATGGAAATTTTCGCCCGGGTGGTCAGCTCGGGCAGTATGTCGGCCGCCGGACGCGAAATGAGCCTGTCACCTGCTGTTGTATCGAAACGTATCCGCAGGCTGGAAGAGAAACTCGGCACCCGCCTCTTGCAGAGAACCACGCGACAGATCGCCATGACGGAAGCGGGTCAAGGCTTTTACGAGCGCGTAGTCGCCATCCTGGCGTCGGTGGAGGAAGCGGAGTCGTTTGTATCACGGGGGTCCGCCAAAGCGCGCGGTAACCTCAGGGTCGCGGTTCCAACTTCATTCGGGCGCCTTCACATCGCCCCTCATCTCGGACGGTTCCTGTCGGAGAACCCGGATCTCTCGGTCAATCTCGATCTCTCCGACGACTTTGTCGACATCGTTGGTGATGGTTATGATCTTGCGGTGCGCATTGCCGAGCTTTCCGATTCCAGTCTTGTCGCACGCCGCCTTGCGCCGGTTCATCGCATTCTTTGCGCAAGCCCCGAATACCTGGATCGGTATGGAGTGCCTGAGAGCATCGAAGACCTTGCAGCAAATCACGTCACCATAGCGGCAACCAGCCAGGATCCCTGGAGGCTCGCGGGCCCGAACGGCATCGAGACGGTGCGCACGCAGGCACCTCTCAAAACGAATTCGAACGAGGTCGTCCGAGAATGTTTGCTGGCCGGTGTCGGTATCGCATTGCGATCGACATGGGATATCGGACCCGAGCTGCATGAAGGCAAGTTGCAGATATTGCTTCCGCAATACAGGGCCTCAAAGGACGTTGGCCTTTATGCGGTCTATCCGAGCCGCCAGTTCCTGCCGGCAAAGGTTCGGGTCTTTATCGACTATCTTGCAGCGCTTTATGGATCTTCGCCTTACTGGGATGCGGGGCTGGACGACTGGCTCCGGCTGCCAAGCCGCGCACAGGCAGGGTGA
- a CDS encoding cytochrome c family protein, producing MQRLLMIAGSVLLAMTAQASAEGDPTKGEKVFRKCGACHAVGENAKNKVGPQLNGIVGAPWGRIEGYKYSNNLVELSDGKVWDEETLAIYLTKPKDLIPKGKMAFAGLRKEEERADVIAYLAQFKDDGTTE from the coding sequence ATGCAGCGTCTGCTGATGATTGCCGGAAGCGTGCTTTTGGCCATGACCGCTCAGGCTAGCGCCGAGGGCGACCCGACCAAGGGTGAGAAAGTTTTCAGAAAATGCGGCGCGTGCCATGCAGTGGGCGAGAACGCGAAAAACAAAGTCGGTCCGCAATTGAATGGTATCGTCGGGGCTCCCTGGGGCCGCATCGAAGGCTACAAATATTCCAATAATCTTGTCGAGCTGAGCGACGGCAAGGTTTGGGACGAAGAGACACTCGCCATTTACCTGACCAAGCCGAAAGATCTCATCCCGAAAGGGAAGATGGCTTTCGCCGGGCTTAGGAAAGAAGAAGAGCGTGCCGACGTGATCGCCTACCTTGCGCAGTTCAAGGATGACGGCACCACCGAATAA
- a CDS encoding alpha-hydroxy acid oxidase — protein MTTVTDVADMQALAKRRVPKMFYDYADTGSWTQSTYRENEAALQRQKLRQRVARNIDNRSVKTTMIGQDVSMPVGLAPVGLTGMQHADGEILAAQAAEEFGVPFTLSTMSVCSIEDVAEHTKNPFWFQLYVMRDRGFSESLMQRAKAAGCSALVLTLDLQVLGQRHQDIKNGLSTPPKPKPGVLIDLAFKPRWCWNMLQTKRREFGNIHGHVSGVEDMSSLAEWTASQFDPTLDWSSVEWVKKHWDRKLILKGINDAEDAKVAAELGADAIVVSNHGGRQLDGALASYDVLGDIVDAVGDKIEVHFDGGIRSGQDVFRAVAMGAHSTYIGRAFIYGLGAMGKPGVTKVLEMIRKELDVTMGLCGETDIKNVGRHNLVL, from the coding sequence ATGACGACCGTAACCGATGTTGCTGACATGCAGGCCCTTGCAAAGCGCCGCGTGCCGAAAATGTTCTACGACTACGCAGACACCGGATCATGGACGCAAAGCACCTATCGCGAAAATGAAGCCGCGCTGCAGCGCCAAAAGCTGCGCCAAAGGGTTGCCCGGAATATCGACAACCGGTCAGTCAAAACGACCATGATCGGCCAGGATGTTTCGATGCCGGTCGGATTGGCGCCAGTCGGGCTGACCGGCATGCAGCACGCCGACGGTGAAATTCTCGCCGCACAGGCCGCGGAGGAGTTCGGTGTTCCGTTTACGCTCTCAACAATGAGCGTTTGTTCGATCGAGGACGTCGCAGAACACACGAAAAACCCGTTCTGGTTCCAGCTTTATGTGATGCGGGACAGAGGCTTTTCAGAAAGCCTGATGCAAAGAGCCAAGGCGGCTGGCTGCTCCGCACTTGTTCTCACCCTGGATCTTCAGGTCCTGGGGCAACGCCACCAGGACATCAAGAACGGCCTCAGCACGCCCCCCAAACCGAAGCCGGGCGTCCTGATCGATCTTGCCTTCAAGCCCCGTTGGTGCTGGAACATGCTGCAGACAAAACGCCGCGAATTCGGGAATATCCACGGTCACGTGTCAGGCGTCGAGGACATGTCGTCGCTGGCGGAATGGACAGCCAGCCAATTCGATCCGACCCTGGACTGGTCTTCCGTCGAATGGGTCAAAAAGCACTGGGACAGAAAACTGATCCTGAAAGGCATCAACGACGCCGAAGACGCAAAGGTTGCCGCGGAGCTTGGTGCAGACGCAATCGTCGTTTCCAACCACGGCGGCCGGCAGCTGGACGGGGCCCTTGCCTCATATGACGTTCTCGGCGACATCGTCGATGCAGTCGGTGACAAGATCGAAGTTCACTTCGACGGCGGGATCCGTTCAGGACAGGATGTTTTCAGGGCCGTTGCCATGGGCGCCCACAGCACTTACATCGGCCGCGCCTTTATCTATGGCCTTGGCGCCATGGGCAAACCGGGTGTAACCAAAGTTCTGGAAATGATCCGCAAGGAGCTCGATGTAACGATGGGATTGTGTGGAGAAACCGACATCAAGAACGTCGGTCGGCATAATCTGGTTCTCTGA
- a CDS encoding type 1 glutamine amidotransferase, translated as MTLLVIENYPKAGMAALGRYASAEGLPARVIRAYAGEPLPDEINGYVGLVVLGGAQSALDDEAYPHLAAVCSLIRRFHETNRPVLGICLGCQLIARTFGGRNILNQPIEFGWHEVTPTPAGLADPVLGALGEGGPLFHWHTDTVSMPDGAEHLATSKMTPVQAFRVGRATYAIQFHFEAALEDVRDWSETFADEILPHTPDWSERLDTDAARHAAKADELGAALAKAWLDLVS; from the coding sequence ATGACTCTGCTCGTGATTGAGAACTATCCAAAAGCCGGAATGGCGGCATTAGGCAGATATGCCTCCGCAGAAGGGCTGCCTGCGCGCGTGATCAGGGCCTATGCAGGCGAACCGCTCCCTGATGAGATAAATGGCTATGTTGGACTTGTCGTATTGGGTGGTGCGCAAAGCGCGCTGGATGACGAGGCTTATCCGCATCTTGCGGCTGTCTGTTCGCTGATCCGCCGGTTTCATGAAACCAATCGGCCAGTGCTCGGGATCTGCCTAGGGTGCCAATTGATCGCCAGAACCTTTGGCGGGCGGAATATCCTGAACCAGCCGATTGAATTTGGCTGGCATGAGGTCACGCCGACACCCGCAGGGTTAGCGGATCCCGTTCTGGGAGCACTCGGTGAGGGTGGCCCGCTGTTTCACTGGCATACGGACACAGTGTCGATGCCGGATGGCGCTGAACATCTCGCGACCAGCAAGATGACACCTGTCCAGGCTTTTCGCGTCGGACGGGCAACTTATGCCATCCAGTTTCATTTTGAAGCCGCGCTGGAGGATGTGCGGGACTGGTCGGAGACCTTTGCCGACGAGATCCTGCCGCACACGCCGGACTGGTCGGAGCGTCTCGACACAGACGCTGCCCGTCATGCCGCAAAGGCTGACGAGCTAGGAGCCGCGCTCGCCAAAGCCTGGCTGGATTTAGTCAGTTAA
- a CDS encoding DMT family transporter, whose amino-acid sequence MSVATFAIRNGSSGFSATDYGLYAATVLAWGFSWIAMKSQVASVSPEVSVFWRFVLAAAIMMTWAKFRGYTLSFGATEHMRFAGLGAFLFSTNFTLFYYGAIQIPSGLLAVIFSTASIFNLFLALILFGQRPNPLALVAGMLGFAGIALMFWPKLAGAEFNTEAAVGLGLCIAGTLSFCCGNMLSADTQQRGIPVVPAAAWGMVYGAVLLGVFSLLRGQSFAVEWSFTYFSGLVYLAVVASVIAFASYLTLLGRIGSARAGYATVMFPVVALTLSTIFEGYQWTFLAAIGLVCVLGGNVLMLRAR is encoded by the coding sequence ATGAGCGTCGCGACCTTCGCCATCCGCAACGGATCCAGCGGCTTTTCCGCAACGGACTACGGTCTCTATGCCGCCACGGTGCTTGCCTGGGGCTTCAGCTGGATTGCCATGAAAAGCCAGGTGGCAAGTGTTTCGCCTGAAGTTTCCGTTTTCTGGCGCTTTGTTCTGGCGGCCGCAATCATGATGACCTGGGCAAAGTTCCGCGGGTACACCCTCTCTTTCGGCGCCACGGAACACATGCGCTTTGCCGGGCTCGGCGCTTTTCTGTTCTCGACCAACTTCACGCTCTTTTACTACGGTGCTATCCAGATACCATCCGGCCTGCTCGCGGTGATTTTCTCCACCGCGTCGATCTTCAATCTGTTCCTTGCGCTTATTTTGTTCGGGCAACGCCCCAACCCGCTGGCGCTCGTCGCCGGCATGCTTGGTTTCGCGGGAATTGCCCTGATGTTCTGGCCAAAGCTTGCGGGTGCTGAATTCAATACCGAAGCTGCAGTCGGCCTGGGTCTGTGTATTGCAGGGACGCTTTCGTTCTGCTGCGGGAACATGCTTTCAGCCGATACGCAGCAACGCGGCATCCCCGTGGTACCGGCGGCTGCGTGGGGGATGGTCTACGGCGCTGTCCTGCTTGGAGTATTTTCGTTGCTTCGCGGGCAGAGTTTCGCCGTTGAATGGTCGTTCACTTATTTCAGCGGCCTTGTTTATCTGGCCGTCGTTGCCTCGGTGATCGCCTTTGCGTCTTACCTCACACTGCTGGGAAGAATCGGTTCGGCCCGGGCCGGATACGCGACCGTTATGTTTCCTGTGGTCGCGCTGACGCTTTCAACGATCTTCGAAGGATACCAGTGGACATTCCTTGCCGCGATTGGTCTTGTTTGCGTGCTTGGCGGCAACGTTTTGATGCTGCGGGCCCGCTAA
- a CDS encoding DUF3422 domain-containing protein, with the protein MAAALEDGDGNLGQGSENGSSLPSFRTSALRERVLGEVHARPFRPLKSPRIVLHYAFLTNADEAAQDQAWLSEFCISRGTHGSAPGNRHHTVAFGGGTLSWEQHAEFTTYTWDGSANADRIFGPPPATHPFGAAFRAPGDLLVAVRLELRDPVNDDAWRAHFDESSLTVSNLEDEAACVATDFRQDGDGLTRILVFNRSLSDVQSGAVIQRLLEVETYRTLAMLGLFEAGNLQPDIRRYEIELAELTGQMREAAALGANQDLLDKLTALAAALEAGATASTFRFGASRAYDQIVKARFATLKEEAAPGELSMASFLSRRLAPAMRTCQSMEDRQAMLSRKLARATTLLRTRVDVELEQQNRSLLQSMDRRARLQLRLQQTVEGLSVAAVSYYVVGLISYLAKAAKDAGLPVANANITTGLSVPVVVLLIWWTVRRIRRHSGEKQTDE; encoded by the coding sequence GTGGCTGCTGCATTAGAAGATGGGGACGGGAATTTGGGTCAGGGATCAGAAAACGGATCTTCGCTTCCGTCGTTTCGAACGTCTGCGTTACGCGAGCGGGTTTTGGGAGAGGTGCACGCCCGCCCGTTTCGGCCGCTGAAGAGCCCGCGAATTGTTCTGCACTACGCGTTCCTGACGAATGCGGACGAAGCCGCGCAAGACCAGGCTTGGCTGTCGGAATTCTGCATTTCGCGCGGAACCCATGGCTCGGCGCCGGGCAATCGCCATCACACCGTTGCATTCGGCGGTGGCACCTTGAGCTGGGAACAGCACGCGGAATTCACGACCTACACTTGGGACGGCTCGGCGAACGCGGACCGGATCTTTGGACCGCCACCCGCAACACATCCTTTTGGCGCAGCCTTTCGCGCGCCGGGAGATCTTCTGGTTGCCGTTCGCCTCGAATTGCGCGACCCGGTGAATGACGACGCATGGCGTGCTCATTTTGATGAGAGCAGCCTGACAGTGTCCAATCTGGAGGACGAGGCGGCGTGTGTTGCGACAGACTTCCGGCAGGATGGAGATGGCCTGACGCGCATTCTCGTCTTCAACCGTTCCCTGAGCGATGTCCAGTCGGGCGCGGTGATCCAGCGTCTTTTGGAAGTGGAAACCTACCGGACACTCGCCATGCTTGGGCTGTTCGAGGCAGGTAATCTGCAGCCCGATATCAGACGGTATGAAATTGAGCTTGCGGAATTGACCGGTCAGATGAGGGAGGCGGCGGCTCTCGGTGCGAACCAGGATCTGCTCGACAAGCTGACAGCTTTGGCCGCGGCACTGGAGGCGGGAGCCACGGCAAGCACGTTTCGTTTCGGGGCGAGCCGCGCTTATGACCAGATCGTAAAGGCGCGTTTTGCCACGCTCAAGGAGGAAGCCGCGCCAGGCGAATTGTCGATGGCGTCGTTCCTGTCGAGACGCCTGGCACCCGCAATGAGAACCTGCCAATCAATGGAAGACAGACAGGCGATGCTCTCGCGCAAGCTTGCCCGTGCAACGACACTTCTGCGCACGCGCGTGGACGTCGAACTGGAACAGCAGAACCGCAGTCTGCTGCAGTCGATGGACCGGCGGGCGCGCCTGCAACTCCGGCTGCAGCAAACTGTTGAAGGCCTGTCTGTGGCTGCTGTCAGCTACTATGTTGTCGGATTGATTTCTTATCTGGCAAAAGCCGCCAAGGACGCTGGCCTGCCTGTCGCGAATGCAAACATAACCACAGGTCTGTCGGTGCCCGTAGTGGTGCTTCTAATCTGGTGGACAGTCCGGCGCATCCGCAGGCACAGCGGTGAAAAACAGACGGATGAATAA
- a CDS encoding DUF4870 domain-containing protein, with product MNDQTDVAGYMEPGGKNVTLIYILYLVSIIVGITSIIGVIFAYLNKGKAAEWVDSHYIYQIRTFWIGFLFSIIGIVLMFVFIGIFVLLATLVWAIIRCIKGLQLAARSEEIPNPRTWLF from the coding sequence ATGAACGATCAAACTGATGTTGCAGGTTACATGGAGCCGGGCGGCAAAAACGTTACTCTCATCTACATATTATATCTTGTCAGTATCATAGTCGGCATCACGTCAATCATCGGCGTCATCTTTGCCTACCTGAACAAAGGCAAGGCCGCCGAATGGGTCGACTCGCATTACATCTATCAGATCCGTACGTTCTGGATCGGTTTCCTCTTCAGTATCATCGGCATTGTGCTGATGTTCGTTTTCATCGGAATATTCGTTCTGCTCGCAACACTTGTCTGGGCTATTATCCGCTGCATCAAGGGACTGCAGCTGGCCGCGCGGAGTGAAGAAATCCCAAATCCCCGCACCTGGTTGTTCTAG
- the glcE gene encoding glycolate oxidase subunit GlcE, which translates to MDGVLKPRDAREIENAVKWAAAEEQPLEIIGQGSKRGLGRPVQAAHVLDLSDVSGVEDYEPAELVLTVKAGTPIAEIERLVDENGQELSFEPMDYGPLQGSEPGMGTIGGVIAANLSGPRRLKAGAARDHILGMEAVSGRGEIFNSGGKVVKNVTGYDLPRALCGSFGTLAVAATVTLKVNPKPETSASFILTGLADKTAVAALCKAMGSSAEVSGAAHLPAGVGGDESQTVLRLEGFETSVDYRFNSLLDLLRQYGRPNRLDEAGSRSLWQTIRDVTPFAGTTTPVWRVSLAPTNGPGFIEMLRRQIKVQAFYDWSGGLVWLTVADGLVHETEIRETLEAAGGGHATLVRAGLSERTNVDVFQPQPTPLAKLTQRLKTQFDPSGILNPGRMVSGV; encoded by the coding sequence ATGGATGGAGTACTAAAGCCGCGTGACGCGCGTGAGATAGAAAACGCCGTCAAGTGGGCAGCTGCGGAAGAGCAGCCGCTTGAGATCATCGGTCAAGGATCGAAACGCGGTCTCGGCCGCCCGGTTCAGGCCGCACACGTCCTCGACCTGTCCGACGTCAGCGGGGTCGAAGACTATGAACCCGCAGAGCTGGTTCTAACAGTGAAAGCGGGCACCCCGATTGCCGAGATAGAGCGCCTCGTTGACGAAAACGGTCAGGAGCTTTCCTTCGAACCCATGGATTATGGGCCTTTGCAGGGCAGTGAACCCGGCATGGGTACGATCGGCGGTGTAATTGCAGCCAACCTGTCCGGGCCGCGGCGGCTCAAGGCAGGTGCTGCGCGGGACCATATTCTCGGTATGGAGGCCGTGTCCGGCCGCGGTGAAATCTTCAACTCGGGCGGTAAGGTGGTCAAGAATGTCACCGGCTATGATCTGCCTCGGGCTCTATGCGGCTCGTTCGGTACGTTGGCGGTCGCGGCAACAGTGACGCTGAAGGTGAATCCCAAACCCGAAACATCAGCGAGTTTCATTCTGACAGGGCTTGCGGACAAAACGGCCGTTGCGGCGCTTTGCAAGGCGATGGGATCTTCCGCTGAAGTCTCCGGAGCGGCCCACCTCCCCGCGGGTGTGGGCGGCGATGAAAGCCAGACAGTGCTCCGCCTGGAGGGGTTTGAGACATCGGTCGACTACCGTTTCAACTCGCTTCTGGATCTTCTGAGGCAATACGGCCGTCCGAACCGTCTTGACGAAGCCGGGTCCAGATCCCTTTGGCAGACCATTCGGGACGTGACGCCGTTTGCCGGTACAACAACCCCGGTCTGGCGTGTTTCGCTCGCACCGACCAATGGACCGGGCTTCATTGAAATGCTTCGCAGGCAGATTAAAGTTCAGGCCTTTTATGACTGGAGCGGTGGTCTCGTCTGGCTCACCGTCGCAGATGGGCTCGTTCATGAAACGGAAATCCGCGAGACGCTGGAAGCAGCAGGCGGCGGACACGCGACGCTCGTCAGGGCCGGGCTGTCTGAACGCACGAACGTTGACGTGTTTCAGCCTCAACCGACGCCCTTGGCAAAACTCACGCAACGCCTCAAAACTCAGTTCGACCCGAGTGGCATTCTCAATCCCGGGCGCATGGTTTCAGGTGTTTAG
- a CDS encoding FadR/GntR family transcriptional regulator: MFQPVDHQKTANAAVEQIENLILKGVLHSGDRLPAERDLAEKMKVSRPVLRDALKILEERKLVEARRGGGTFVCDLIGSIFSDAVVELIARHPSAIDDYFEFRRGIEGQAAAQAAERAAPSDLQRLQDIVAQMHTAHEAQDLTEEALLDVEFHHAVGEAAHNVVMLHTLRSCYRLLENGVFYNRGRLYHHPTARNELLQQHLAIANAIKDGDPVRARRASEAHIDYVRGTLADAEKLDLREQLAGLRRTKPLKQAARS, from the coding sequence ATGTTTCAACCCGTCGACCACCAGAAAACGGCAAATGCCGCTGTCGAACAGATAGAAAACCTGATCCTGAAAGGCGTCTTGCATTCTGGCGACAGACTTCCCGCTGAAAGAGACCTTGCCGAAAAAATGAAGGTGTCGCGGCCGGTGCTGCGGGACGCGCTCAAAATCCTGGAAGAGCGCAAGTTGGTTGAAGCACGGCGTGGCGGCGGCACATTCGTTTGCGACCTGATCGGCTCCATCTTCTCCGACGCTGTTGTTGAGCTGATTGCCCGCCACCCGTCCGCAATCGACGACTATTTCGAGTTCCGCCGGGGGATCGAAGGACAGGCTGCGGCTCAGGCCGCGGAACGCGCGGCACCGTCCGACCTCCAAAGGCTGCAGGACATTGTGGCTCAAATGCACACCGCGCATGAGGCGCAGGACCTTACCGAGGAGGCCCTGCTCGACGTGGAGTTTCACCATGCGGTTGGCGAAGCGGCACACAACGTGGTCATGCTGCACACGCTGCGTTCCTGCTACCGGCTGCTGGAAAACGGTGTCTTCTACAATCGCGGCCGTCTCTATCATCATCCGACCGCCCGCAACGAATTGCTGCAACAGCATCTTGCGATTGCAAACGCAATCAAGGACGGCGATCCGGTGCGCGCAAGGCGCGCCTCCGAAGCCCATATCGACTACGTGCGCGGCACACTTGCCGATGCAGAAAAGCTTGATTTGCGCGAACAACTTGCCGGCCTGCGCCGCACCAAACCCCTAAAACAAGCTGCCAGATCCTGA